CAGCCGATGAGTAGCGAGATACTGTCGATTTGGAGTGTGAACGCACCCATAGTAAAACGAACAGAGATACCATTGATCAAAAATATGGCGATCAGAGCGGCGATCAGACTGGCTGTGACTGCCAGGAGAACGCCTTCCTGAATTAAACTCATCACAATCGCGCGTCGCATAAAGCCAATTGTCTGCAGTGTCGATAGTTCTCTGGTTCGTCCGACAATGGCCCCGTAAAGCGTATTCAAACCCGCAAACACACCGGCACCTGATACCAGAAAAACCACCAACCATGCCAGCATGCGAATGGGGCCATAATCTTTTTTGAGGCCTTGATAATAATTCACTTCTTGAATCGACTGGAGCTCAAGATCGAGACGTTCTTTACAAAAGAGATTCAAATCCGGATAATCCGTTGGCGAATTCAAAGTGACTGCAACGACACTTAAATCCTGACGTTTCATTGCCTGCTGTAATTCATCCAGACGGCACCAGATTTCTGATTCGAATGCCGAACCGGCGGCGGAAAAAATACCACTGATTTTCCAGGTCCGACCTTCCAAAACCAATTCTTTGCCAACGGAGAGCTGATCTTCAGGAACATTCAATTTGGTGGCCACCAATTGCCCGACCAGAATCTCTCCCGGTCCCGGCCAGGTTCCTGTTTCCAGTTCCACTTGTCTGCGAACCAATAGTGCCGACTGAGTCACGCCGCGTACCAGGCCCATTTCTGATTCCTGTTGTCGGGGGATCTCAATCTGAGTACCAAGATAGAGTTCCGGCGAGACATATTTGCGATCGTGAAACGTTTTAATGCCTTCCACACTGGCAGAGACCAGTTCGTTGGTACGCATGGGAATCGAAGAGTACTCCAGGTTTTCTCCCATCCCGAGCGAAAACAGTAATGCAACATCAGAATCACCACTGACAGTCAACGAGTGTTCCAAACCACGAATGAAACCGATCACGATAAAGACCAGCACAACGACAGTGGTTAAACCAGTCAGTGTTAACAGGGTACGCATTGGTCGCCGAAATAAATTGCGAACGCCATATTCCCAGGGAATTAATGAGAAACGAAACATAAAAACTTCATTCTGAGTGAGCCGTCTATCGGCGGCTGATTACGCGAAATCACGCGCAGGCCGCAACGAAGCTGTGAACGAACAAAAGGTAGAGCGTCGAAAACTCAGAAATGAATCAGCACTGAAACGTCATCTGCAGACAACGGATCTCGCGCCCGGAAAGTCTGCCAGGTTCAATCGGAACTTCGTCAGAATGTTGGCTTAAGCTGATGAGCTGAAAATTTGCGTCCTGGAATGAGGGTTCTCCCCATGAAAGACTCAGCAGGGCCAGGTCAATGATGTTGGTGTTTTCAAAAATGGCGCCAGTACAGAGACACTGACAGCAGTCAGAAGATGTAGGTTGGGGGATCAGAGGATTGTTATTTGTCTCTGTACTGCAATGACTGCAGCATGGACTAGTTGCTGATTCTGCACTCTCTACGTTTTCCTGCATGCAATTAAAGGGGCAAGCAAGAATCAACGTCGACAATAAAAGGGAGAGCACTTTGCCAGTCATAATAAACCTTAGTGAAACAGGCTAAAATCCATACTAGTTTGTCTTGTATGAGATAACAATATCATTTTACTATTTTTCCTCAGACACAAAAAAGCGACACATTTTTTTTAATGTGTCGCTTGTCGTTTCTTTATTCAATGACAATCAGTCCGTTCTGAAAAAACAACATTAAAATCCGACTTGAAGCGTTGCATTCCCGGTTGATTGGACTAAAGCTGCTTTGGAACTACAATTTGGATCATTGTTACAAGTGATTCCGAAAAGAGATGTCGTACCTCCCAGCACGCGAAAATAGGTACCAGGAGCAATTGTTTTTACTGTGAAGGTATCTCCTGATCCGTCTTGAAAATCATATGGAAAACCACGTTGGTCGCTGAATTGTAATGTCCAAGGTCCTGTCGGAGAAGGACCT
The Gimesia aquarii DNA segment above includes these coding regions:
- a CDS encoding ABC transporter permease, with the translated sequence MFRFSLIPWEYGVRNLFRRPMRTLLTLTGLTTVVVLVFIVIGFIRGLEHSLTVSGDSDVALLFSLGMGENLEYSSIPMRTNELVSASVEGIKTFHDRKYVSPELYLGTQIEIPRQQESEMGLVRGVTQSALLVRRQVELETGTWPGPGEILVGQLVATKLNVPEDQLSVGKELVLEGRTWKISGIFSAAGSAFESEIWCRLDELQQAMKRQDLSVVAVTLNSPTDYPDLNLFCKERLDLELQSIQEVNYYQGLKKDYGPIRMLAWLVVFLVSGAGVFAGLNTLYGAIVGRTRELSTLQTIGFMRRAIVMSLIQEGVLLAVTASLIAALIAIFLINGISVRFTMGAFTLQIDSISLLIGCSVGVLLGLLGAIPPALRALRLPIVDGLKSV